A region from the Anaerobacillus sp. CMMVII genome encodes:
- a CDS encoding ComE operon protein 2, with the protein MSRISWDQYFMAQSHLLALRSTCTRLMVGATIVRDKRIIAGGYNGSISGGDHCTDDNCYVENNHCIRTIHAEINALLQCAKFGVPTAGAEIYVTHFPCLNCAKAIIQSGIKAVFYAKDYKNHPYAIELFKSAGVHVENVELEEMILDMKTTEKLAFTAELLTKLEEAGISEEELKSLKDQANKLFLPG; encoded by the coding sequence TTGTCACGGATATCATGGGATCAATATTTTATGGCTCAAAGTCATTTGCTTGCACTAAGAAGTACTTGTACACGATTAATGGTAGGAGCAACGATTGTAAGAGATAAGCGAATTATTGCTGGCGGTTATAATGGCTCAATTTCTGGGGGAGACCATTGTACAGATGATAATTGCTATGTAGAGAATAATCATTGTATTAGAACGATTCACGCGGAGATAAATGCATTGTTACAATGTGCTAAATTCGGAGTCCCAACTGCAGGTGCTGAAATTTATGTCACTCATTTTCCCTGTTTAAATTGTGCTAAAGCAATTATACAAAGCGGCATAAAAGCTGTTTTCTATGCGAAAGATTACAAAAATCACCCATATGCTATTGAGTTGTTTAAAAGTGCAGGTGTGCATGTGGAAAATGTAGAGTTAGAGGAAATGATTTTAGATATGAAAACCACTGAAAAATTAGCTTTTACAGCGGAATTACTGACGAAACTTGAAGAGGCAGGTATCAGTGAGGAAGAGCTAAAGAGTTTAAAAGATCAGGCTAATAAGTTATTTTTACCTGGTTGA
- a CDS encoding DNA internalization-related competence protein ComEC/Rec2 produces the protein MSGKIYILTLATISSIIFRIQGLHSVSICLLLALIYLLYKNKYKYPLIFVSITLFVYFYVNPYYFTPPPPVPSQNVIIGQIISIPKYNGTKISFELKTIDKQRVEVNYFAKTIDELNNLKTLKYGLNCSLQGNFKDPPMPKNFYSFDYKSYLASRNIFYQFSPVSLSLKNCTDNGISPFSIIQRSRQTGVQMIKDHFPDESKGIVTALIFGDRGLMDSDTLKSYQTLGIIHLLAVSGLHVGLVTSSLYFILIRLGMTKERTVDFLLVILPIYVILAGGAPSVIRASAMLVVILLSNKARLKINPLDGISVVCIVLLLINPNYIVHIGFQLSFLVSYQLIISASLILTRYSNWLIQLSVVTIQAQLISFPLIIYHFYEVSLWSIPLNLIYIPFITFFALPFSFIVFISYIIIPPVGEFFFVLYDFVIEIAHNGLQVGMKLPLSTLLFGKPPIWLVVCYYVAIGYLFYIWEKSNSILTILKASIVFFIVALVHWNLPYLTSEGEVTMIDVGQGDSIYIELPKRKAVYLIDTGGIVDFNQELVPKERVFNIGNDVLLPFLQAKGVRKINKLILTHGHYDHIGGAEAIVGKVAVETLLYGAVPLEGEIVKDLLNSFVTLGTEVVYVKQGDYWSNGNSEFLIMAPYGYEQKLNDQSIVIYATLGGLKWLFTGDLERDGEKQLIKIYPNFSVDVLKVGHHGSNTSTTSELLDRTKPSVALISVGKNNLYGHPHPETLARLENQRMMIFRTDQHGAIRYVFKGNGGGSFETVIEVP, from the coding sequence TTGTCTGGTAAGATTTACATTTTAACTCTGGCCACGATTTCTAGTATTATTTTTCGGATTCAGGGCTTACATAGCGTCTCCATTTGCTTATTGTTAGCCCTAATCTACCTTTTGTATAAAAACAAATACAAGTATCCACTTATTTTTGTTTCGATCACACTTTTTGTTTATTTTTATGTGAACCCCTATTATTTTACCCCACCACCACCAGTGCCTTCTCAAAATGTGATCATAGGACAAATAATCTCAATACCTAAATATAATGGAACTAAGATTTCATTTGAACTAAAAACAATAGACAAACAAAGGGTAGAAGTTAATTATTTTGCAAAAACTATTGATGAATTAAATAACTTAAAAACACTTAAGTACGGACTGAATTGTTCATTACAAGGGAATTTTAAAGATCCGCCAATGCCAAAGAACTTTTATAGTTTTGATTACAAGAGCTATTTAGCGTCTAGGAATATTTTTTACCAATTTAGCCCAGTCAGTTTATCACTAAAAAATTGTACAGATAATGGGATATCTCCATTTAGTATCATTCAAAGATCTAGACAAACTGGGGTACAAATGATAAAAGACCACTTTCCTGATGAAAGTAAAGGGATTGTCACTGCATTAATTTTTGGTGATAGAGGGTTAATGGATAGTGATACTTTAAAATCATATCAGACATTAGGAATTATCCATTTACTAGCTGTTTCTGGACTTCATGTCGGACTTGTGACTTCTAGTTTATATTTCATTTTAATCCGCCTTGGTATGACAAAAGAAAGAACAGTAGACTTTCTACTAGTTATTCTTCCGATTTATGTTATTTTAGCTGGTGGAGCCCCTTCAGTTATAAGAGCTTCTGCAATGTTAGTAGTAATCCTTCTCTCAAATAAAGCCCGCCTAAAAATAAATCCTTTAGATGGAATTAGTGTCGTTTGTATTGTTTTGCTGTTAATAAATCCTAATTACATAGTTCATATAGGCTTTCAGTTGTCATTCCTCGTTTCTTACCAACTCATTATCTCGGCAAGTCTAATCCTAACGCGCTATTCAAACTGGCTAATACAACTATCCGTTGTTACAATTCAAGCTCAATTAATTTCTTTCCCATTAATCATTTACCACTTTTATGAAGTATCGTTATGGAGTATCCCACTGAACCTCATTTATATCCCGTTTATTACTTTTTTTGCCTTACCTTTTTCGTTTATCGTATTTATTAGCTACATAATTATTCCACCAGTTGGTGAATTCTTCTTTGTATTGTATGACTTTGTGATAGAAATTGCCCATAATGGTTTACAAGTAGGAATGAAGTTACCGCTTTCCACGTTACTTTTTGGGAAACCACCAATCTGGTTAGTAGTTTGCTATTATGTAGCCATTGGTTATCTTTTTTACATTTGGGAAAAATCAAATTCTATACTTACAATTTTAAAAGCTAGTATTGTATTTTTTATTGTCGCTTTGGTCCATTGGAATCTTCCCTATTTAACTAGTGAAGGTGAAGTTACCATGATTGACGTTGGACAAGGGGATAGTATCTACATTGAACTTCCAAAAAGAAAGGCCGTGTACTTAATTGATACGGGAGGTATCGTAGATTTTAATCAAGAGTTAGTACCGAAAGAACGTGTATTTAACATTGGGAATGATGTACTGCTTCCGTTTTTACAGGCCAAGGGTGTAAGAAAGATAAATAAATTAATTTTAACCCATGGACATTATGATCATATCGGAGGGGCAGAAGCTATAGTAGGTAAGGTTGCTGTTGAAACACTTTTATATGGTGCAGTTCCATTAGAAGGGGAAATTGTAAAGGATTTGTTGAACAGCTTTGTTACCCTTGGTACTGAGGTCGTATATGTAAAACAAGGGGATTATTGGAGTAATGGAAATAGTGAATTTCTAATTATGGCGCCATATGGCTATGAACAAAAACTAAATGATCAATCGATTGTCATATATGCAACGCTAGGAGGCTTAAAGTGGCTATTTACAGGGGATTTGGAAAGGGACGGAGAGAAGCAATTAATAAAAATATATCCTAATTTCAGTGTTGATGTTTTAAAAGTAGGGCATCACGGGAGTAATACCTCAACGACGAGTGAATTGTTAGACAGGACTAAGCCAAGTGTTGCATTGATATCAGTGGGGAAAAATAATCTGTATGGTCACCCCCATCCAGAAACACTTGCCAGACTCGAAAATCAGAGAATGATGATTTTTAGAACCGATCAACATGGGGCAATCCGCTATGTATTTAAAGGAAACGGCGGAGGGAGTTTTGAAACTGTCATTGAAGTACCTTAA
- a CDS encoding YqzM family protein — protein MNQFEKEVQSNRNDAVDSAVGFVVSFGFFATVFAVAVVIDLFV, from the coding sequence ATGAACCAATTTGAAAAGGAAGTCCAAAGCAACCGTAATGATGCAGTAGATTCTGCAGTAGGTTTCGTTGTATCATTCGGATTTTTTGCCACAGTATTTGCTGTTGCAGTAGTTATTGACTTATTTGTCTAA
- the holA gene encoding DNA polymerase III subunit delta has protein sequence MSFLQVQKNIKKGQLSPVYLLYGTETFLIEETIQKLLTKVLTEDQYDFNLSTYELKETPISVAIEEALTIPFMGTHRVVIVKDPHFLTGKDQSKVEHDLKAFENYLVNPIPETIFIIVAPYEKLDERKKIVKLLKKEAEVLEAVPFSEQEMEKWLDSRVKKYHVEITKPGKEKLIQLLGNSLIMIAGEIEKLALYAGEGGVIDELTVQQLVSKTTEQDVFSLVDHVVHRRKQAALQVFYDLIKQKEEPIKILSLLARQFRILYQVKELSSRGYSQQNIAGTLKLHPYVVKLANQQANLFDEKNLLRFIDELAETDYKIKTGKMDKQLALELFIIRVLGGE, from the coding sequence ATGAGCTTTTTACAAGTGCAAAAAAACATCAAAAAAGGCCAGTTGTCCCCTGTGTATTTGCTTTATGGTACAGAGACCTTTTTAATTGAGGAAACGATTCAGAAGCTCCTTACTAAAGTTCTAACAGAAGATCAATATGATTTCAACCTGTCTACATATGAGTTAAAGGAAACGCCAATTTCTGTTGCTATTGAGGAAGCCTTAACAATACCTTTTATGGGAACACATCGAGTCGTAATCGTTAAGGATCCACATTTTTTAACTGGAAAGGATCAATCAAAGGTTGAGCATGATTTAAAGGCTTTTGAGAATTATTTGGTAAATCCGATTCCCGAAACAATTTTTATTATTGTTGCTCCATATGAAAAACTTGATGAACGAAAAAAAATCGTTAAACTGTTAAAAAAAGAAGCAGAAGTCCTTGAAGCTGTTCCATTTTCTGAACAGGAGATGGAGAAGTGGCTTGATAGTCGTGTGAAAAAATATCATGTTGAAATAACCAAACCCGGTAAAGAGAAACTCATTCAACTACTTGGGAATAGCTTAATTATGATTGCCGGGGAAATTGAAAAACTTGCTCTATATGCTGGAGAAGGTGGAGTTATTGATGAATTAACTGTTCAACAATTAGTTTCGAAAACAACGGAGCAGGATGTTTTTTCCTTAGTAGATCATGTCGTCCATCGGAGAAAGCAAGCAGCTCTTCAAGTTTTTTATGATTTAATAAAACAGAAGGAAGAACCAATAAAGATACTATCTTTACTGGCACGTCAGTTTCGAATTTTATATCAAGTCAAGGAACTCTCAAGTCGAGGTTATTCTCAGCAAAACATTGCAGGTACTTTAAAGCTGCATCCTTATGTCGTTAAATTAGCAAACCAACAAGCGAATTTGTTTGATGAAAAAAATTTATTGCGATTTATTGATGAACTAGCTGAAACTGACTACAAAATCAAAACAGGTAAAATGGATAAACAACTTGCGTTAGAACTGTTTATCATAAGGGTATTAGGTGGGGAATAA
- the rpsT gene encoding 30S ribosomal protein S20 translates to MPNIKSAIKRVKTSEKRRAQNASVKSALRTAIKTFEAKVEGNEVEEAKKAFLVATKKLDKAATKGLIHKNAASRQKSRLAKKLNELSA, encoded by the coding sequence ATGCCAAATATTAAATCAGCTATCAAACGCGTAAAAACAAGTGAAAAACGTCGTGCTCAAAATGCTTCAGTTAAATCTGCACTTCGTACAGCTATCAAAACTTTCGAAGCTAAGGTAGAAGGCAACGAAGTTGAAGAAGCTAAAAAAGCGTTCTTGGTTGCAACCAAAAAGCTTGATAAAGCTGCAACAAAAGGTTTAATTCATAAAAATGCGGCATCTCGTCAAAAATCTCGCCTAGCGAAGAAATTAAACGAGCTTTCAGCATAA
- the gpr gene encoding GPR endopeptidase yields MSKEINLEQYNVRTDLALEAHELVQEREARGQSEQKQTINGVIVKEREEEGVHITTVDITEEGAQRLGKKPGSYLTFEIQGIRNKDTELQEKVERVFAKEFNQFLKQLGISKDASCLVVGLGNWNVTPDALGPIAVENLLITKHIFELQPEQISDGFRPVSALTPGVMGITGIETSDIIHGVIEKTKPDFVIAIDALAARSIERVNTTIQVSDSGIHPGSGVGNKRKELSKETLGIPVIAVGIPTVVDAVSITSDTIDFVLKHFGREMREGKKPSRSLTPAGMTFGEKRVLTDEDLPELETRQNIMGMIGGLEEEEKRQLIREVLAPLGHNLMVTPKEVDVFIEDMANVIAAGLNAALHGDVDQDNVGMYTH; encoded by the coding sequence ATGTCTAAGGAAATTAATCTTGAGCAATATAACGTTCGAACTGATTTAGCTCTTGAGGCTCACGAGTTAGTCCAAGAAAGAGAAGCTAGAGGTCAATCAGAGCAAAAGCAAACAATCAATGGAGTTATTGTTAAAGAACGTGAAGAAGAGGGAGTACATATAACAACAGTTGATATTACTGAAGAAGGTGCCCAAAGGTTAGGGAAAAAACCAGGAAGTTATTTAACATTTGAGATTCAGGGCATCCGTAATAAAGATACTGAATTACAAGAAAAAGTTGAACGTGTTTTTGCAAAGGAATTTAATCAATTTTTAAAACAATTAGGGATTAGCAAGGATGCAAGTTGTTTAGTCGTTGGGTTAGGGAATTGGAATGTTACACCGGATGCCCTAGGTCCGATCGCGGTAGAAAATTTATTAATAACAAAACATATTTTCGAACTGCAACCAGAACAAATATCAGACGGCTTCCGTCCTGTAAGTGCTCTTACTCCAGGTGTCATGGGGATCACTGGTATTGAAACGAGCGATATCATCCATGGAGTAATTGAAAAAACGAAGCCCGATTTCGTCATTGCAATTGATGCCCTAGCGGCAAGATCTATTGAAAGAGTAAATACAACGATTCAAGTATCTGATTCCGGAATACATCCTGGATCTGGGGTTGGAAATAAGCGTAAGGAACTTAGTAAAGAAACTCTAGGTATTCCTGTTATAGCAGTGGGAATTCCAACGGTAGTTGATGCCGTTTCGATTACTAGCGATACAATTGACTTTGTTCTTAAACATTTTGGCAGAGAGATGCGAGAAGGAAAGAAACCATCTCGTTCCTTAACCCCTGCTGGGATGACGTTTGGTGAAAAGCGAGTTCTTACAGACGAGGATCTTCCTGAACTTGAAACTAGACAAAATATCATGGGAATGATTGGTGGTTTAGAAGAAGAAGAGAAACGCCAATTAATTCGTGAGGTACTCGCACCACTAGGACACAATCTAATGGTGACACCAAAAGAAGTAGATGTGTTCATCGAAGATATGGCCAATGTTATTGCAGCGGGACTAAACGCAGCCCTTCACGGAGATGTAGATCAAGATAATGTTGGGATGTACACTCACTAA
- the spoIIP gene encoding stage II sporulation protein P produces the protein MSSRKFKSITFSLNRTSIKRLAVLVIVGVIALFIITGMLTAFEPGYGISSSTVHAWSSYVSSDALMYMMGTENPYFTQVLPEESEPPKISALAFELATSLNPDDPRSLLGRELPGFALFDGKIIVAGEGTDYTNMPIESAPPMEVMMAEREASQESLDKLDKAAEEFPPPQVTTDGRKVVHIIHSHSRESFLPELKDTNVPNQAFHSEVNITLVGERLGRELEKRGIGVEVDKSDIGSMLSQRGWVYGQSYDASREIVKEAISTNGDLEFFFDLHRDGVGREITTVTINGVEYARTFFVIGENNKNFEKNAKLAAELHEMLDKKYPGLSRGVIAKGGSGSNGRYNQDLSPNSILVEFGGVENTLEETYRSAEAFAEVFSEFYWNAQKVNKQ, from the coding sequence ATGTCTTCTAGAAAGTTTAAAAGTATTACGTTTTCGTTAAATAGGACAAGTATTAAGCGGCTTGCGGTCCTCGTAATTGTTGGGGTGATTGCCTTATTTATTATTACTGGGATGCTTACCGCTTTTGAACCTGGATATGGAATATCTTCTTCAACTGTACATGCATGGAGTTCCTATGTATCAAGTGATGCATTAATGTACATGATGGGTACTGAAAACCCATATTTTACGCAAGTTTTGCCAGAAGAAAGTGAACCGCCTAAAATCTCAGCACTAGCATTTGAATTGGCTACTAGTTTAAATCCGGATGACCCCAGAAGTTTACTTGGAAGAGAACTACCTGGGTTTGCCTTATTTGATGGAAAAATTATCGTCGCTGGTGAAGGAACCGATTATACGAATATGCCAATTGAATCGGCACCGCCGATGGAAGTGATGATGGCTGAAAGGGAAGCATCTCAAGAAAGTTTGGATAAATTAGATAAAGCAGCAGAGGAGTTTCCACCACCACAAGTAACAACTGATGGAAGAAAAGTAGTTCACATTATTCATTCTCATAGTCGTGAATCATTTTTACCAGAGTTAAAAGATACAAATGTCCCGAATCAGGCTTTTCATTCAGAAGTGAACATTACACTTGTCGGCGAACGCTTAGGTCGTGAATTAGAAAAAAGGGGAATAGGTGTTGAAGTTGATAAAAGTGATATCGGTTCAATGCTGAGTCAACGTGGTTGGGTATATGGTCAGTCATACGATGCGTCACGCGAGATTGTTAAAGAAGCAATAAGTACGAATGGCGATTTGGAGTTTTTCTTTGACTTACATCGAGATGGTGTAGGAAGGGAAATTACTACAGTAACGATAAATGGTGTTGAGTACGCTCGAACTTTTTTTGTTATCGGTGAAAACAATAAAAATTTCGAGAAAAATGCTAAACTCGCTGCAGAACTTCATGAAATGCTGGATAAGAAATATCCAGGGCTGAGTAGAGGGGTTATCGCAAAGGGTGGATCTGGTTCAAATGGACGATACAATCAGGATTTATCGCCAAACTCAATCTTAGTTGAATTTGGTGGAGTTGAAAATACTCTAGAAGAAACCTATCGCTCTGCAGAAGCCTTTGCAGAAGTATTTAGTGAATTCTATTGGAATGCACAAAAAGTAAATAAACAGTAA
- a CDS encoding YqxA family protein, whose translation MSKFLLKCFFTTTILFLGVLIGIQVASNSMVKMTGDSQFALTKPVEKIEVQSVHTETVTSNPRELTSHDLKGKQAKLEQIETFNLFSQMGAKLSDGLNVVFSNLLSKLTSTIGNILT comes from the coding sequence ATGAGTAAATTTTTATTAAAATGTTTTTTTACGACAACAATCTTATTTTTAGGAGTATTAATCGGTATACAGGTCGCAAGCAATAGTATGGTTAAGATGACTGGTGATAGCCAGTTTGCCCTAACAAAGCCTGTAGAAAAAATAGAGGTTCAGTCCGTTCACACCGAAACCGTTACTAGTAATCCAAGAGAATTAACTAGTCATGATTTAAAAGGGAAACAAGCGAAGCTAGAACAAATTGAAACGTTTAATTTATTTTCACAAATGGGAGCTAAGCTCTCGGATGGGCTTAATGTTGTATTTTCGAATTTACTTTCAAAGTTGACATCGACAATTGGGAATATTTTGACGTAA
- the lepA gene encoding translation elongation factor 4 translates to MNKEERLKRREKIRNFSIIAHIDHGKSTLADRILEKTSALTQREMKDQMLDAMDLERERGITIKLNAVQLTYKAKDGEEYIFHLIDTPGHVDFTYEVSRSLAACEGALLIVDAAQGIEAQTLANVYLALDNDLEILPVINKIDLPSAEPERVKKEVEDIIGLDTSDAVLASAKNGIGIEEILEQVVQKVPAPSGDPEGPLQALIFDSLYDPYRGVVVYIRIVEGTVKPGQKIRMMATGAEFEVIEAGVFTPKPVKRDELTVGDVGFLTASIKNVGDTRVGDTITSVSNPAKEPLAGYRKMNPMVFCGLYPLDTNDYNDLRDALEKLELNDASLQYEPETSQALGFGFRCGFLGLLHMEIIQERIEREFNIDLITTAPSVIYQVTLTSGEEMRIDNPSKMPDPQVIDFVEEPYVKASIMVPNDYVGSVMEICQRKRGNYLDMQYLDANRVTLAYDIPLSEIVYDFFDQLKSSTKGYASFDYELIGYKQSKLVKMDIMLNAEKVDALSVIVHRDAAYERGKVIVEKLKELIPRQQFEVPVQASIGQKIIARSTIKAIRKNVLAKCYGGDISRKRKLLDKQKEGKKRMKSVGSVEVPQEAFMAVLKMDDSK, encoded by the coding sequence ATGAATAAAGAAGAACGATTAAAACGTCGAGAGAAAATCCGTAACTTTTCGATTATTGCTCATATAGATCACGGGAAATCAACGTTAGCAGACCGTATTCTAGAAAAAACAAGTGCATTAACGCAACGGGAAATGAAAGACCAAATGCTAGATGCAATGGATTTAGAAAGAGAACGAGGCATAACGATCAAATTAAATGCCGTCCAGTTAACGTATAAAGCGAAAGATGGAGAAGAATATATTTTTCACTTAATTGATACTCCAGGTCACGTTGACTTCACTTATGAAGTGTCAAGAAGCTTAGCGGCTTGTGAAGGTGCCTTATTGATTGTTGACGCTGCCCAAGGTATTGAAGCACAAACACTAGCGAATGTATATTTGGCACTTGATAATGATCTAGAGATTTTACCTGTTATAAATAAAATTGACTTACCGAGTGCAGAACCTGAACGAGTGAAAAAGGAAGTCGAAGATATCATTGGCTTAGATACATCTGATGCAGTTTTAGCCTCTGCAAAAAACGGGATTGGAATTGAAGAAATATTAGAACAAGTAGTTCAGAAGGTTCCTGCTCCAAGTGGTGATCCAGAAGGACCTTTACAGGCACTGATCTTTGATTCTTTATATGACCCTTACCGAGGAGTCGTCGTTTACATTCGAATTGTAGAGGGCACGGTAAAGCCTGGTCAAAAAATTCGGATGATGGCAACTGGAGCGGAATTTGAAGTAATTGAAGCTGGAGTATTTACGCCAAAACCAGTAAAACGGGACGAGCTAACAGTAGGGGATGTAGGTTTCTTAACAGCCTCTATTAAAAATGTTGGTGATACTCGAGTCGGGGATACAATTACAAGTGTTTCTAACCCTGCCAAGGAACCATTAGCAGGTTACCGTAAAATGAACCCAATGGTGTTCTGTGGACTTTATCCGTTGGATACAAATGATTACAACGACTTAAGAGATGCTCTAGAGAAATTAGAACTAAATGATGCTTCTCTGCAATATGAACCAGAAACGTCTCAAGCATTAGGCTTTGGTTTTCGTTGTGGCTTCTTAGGATTATTGCATATGGAAATTATCCAAGAGCGTATTGAAAGAGAATTTAATATTGACCTTATTACGACAGCACCAAGTGTTATTTACCAGGTAACTTTAACAAGTGGTGAGGAAATGCGTATTGATAACCCTTCAAAAATGCCTGATCCACAAGTGATCGACTTTGTTGAAGAACCATACGTGAAAGCTTCGATCATGGTTCCAAATGATTACGTTGGTTCAGTCATGGAAATATGTCAACGAAAACGTGGGAATTATCTCGATATGCAATATCTAGATGCGAACCGTGTAACTCTAGCATACGACATTCCATTATCAGAAATTGTTTACGACTTCTTTGATCAACTAAAATCAAGTACAAAAGGTTATGCTTCATTTGATTATGAACTAATTGGTTATAAGCAATCGAAACTAGTGAAAATGGATATTATGTTAAATGCTGAAAAAGTAGACGCATTATCTGTAATTGTTCACCGTGATGCAGCTTACGAACGAGGGAAAGTAATTGTTGAAAAGCTGAAAGAATTAATCCCACGTCAACAATTCGAAGTTCCAGTTCAAGCAAGTATTGGACAAAAAATTATTGCACGTTCAACCATCAAGGCTATTCGTAAAAACGTTCTAGCTAAATGTTATGGGGGAGACATTTCCCGTAAACGTAAGCTTCTTGACAAGCAAAAAGAAGGTAAAAAGCGGATGAAGAGTGTCGGAAGTGTTGAAGTTCCACAGGAAGCATTCATGGCCGTACTTAAGATGGACGATAGCAAATAA
- the hemW gene encoding radical SAM family heme chaperone HemW, whose protein sequence is MSKPKAVYIHIPFCEQICHYCDFNKVFLKGQPVDEYVAAVEQEMKATVAKFPFDVIDTVYIGGGTPSALSATQLETLLRAINQIFKPSGEFTIELNPGNADAEKLAVMKAGGINRLSIGVQAFQKDLLQKIGRTHEEKDIYETIASARKHGLDNISIDLMFGLPQQTTEMFAETLQKAIELEVPHFSAYSLKIEEKTVFHQLFRKGKLQLPPEDDEVAMYDLLINTLISSGYEHYEISNFGKKGFESKHNLTYWNNEEYYGIGAGAHGYVYGNRHANAGPIKKYLSLIETTGVSTIESHKVTDNEKIEEEMFLGLRKIEGVSVSLFTERYQKSPYDLFGKEIQQLREQGLLKVSNDRIALTRRGLFVANEVFEKFLLN, encoded by the coding sequence GTGTCTAAGCCAAAAGCAGTCTATATCCATATCCCTTTCTGTGAGCAGATTTGTCATTATTGTGATTTTAATAAAGTGTTTCTTAAAGGCCAGCCAGTAGATGAATACGTCGCAGCCGTCGAACAAGAAATGAAAGCCACAGTGGCAAAATTTCCTTTTGATGTTATTGACACTGTCTACATTGGTGGAGGCACACCATCAGCTTTATCAGCCACTCAGTTAGAGACCCTCTTAAGAGCGATTAATCAGATTTTTAAACCAAGTGGAGAATTTACTATTGAATTAAATCCTGGAAATGCTGATGCTGAAAAATTAGCAGTTATGAAAGCAGGAGGAATTAACCGTTTAAGTATTGGTGTTCAAGCTTTTCAAAAAGATTTGCTTCAAAAGATTGGCAGGACCCATGAAGAGAAAGATATTTATGAAACAATTGCAAGTGCTAGAAAACATGGGTTGGACAATATTTCAATTGACTTAATGTTCGGTTTACCTCAGCAAACAACTGAGATGTTTGCTGAAACTTTACAAAAAGCCATTGAGTTAGAAGTTCCACATTTTTCGGCATATTCTCTAAAGATAGAAGAAAAAACAGTCTTTCACCAACTGTTTCGAAAAGGGAAGCTGCAACTCCCTCCAGAAGATGATGAAGTAGCAATGTATGATCTGTTAATTAACACGTTAATCAGTAGCGGATATGAGCATTATGAAATCAGCAATTTTGGAAAAAAGGGATTTGAAAGCAAACACAATTTAACCTATTGGAACAATGAAGAATATTATGGTATCGGTGCGGGGGCGCATGGTTATGTCTACGGAAATAGGCATGCGAATGCTGGCCCAATAAAAAAGTACCTATCTCTTATTGAGACTACAGGTGTTTCAACTATTGAAAGTCATAAAGTAACAGACAATGAAAAAATCGAAGAGGAAATGTTTCTCGGACTTAGAAAAATTGAGGGAGTATCTGTTTCACTTTTTACAGAGCGATATCAAAAATCACCCTACGATCTTTTTGGAAAAGAAATTCAGCAATTAAGAGAACAAGGTCTATTAAAAGTAAGTAACGATAGGATTGCATTAACAAGGAGAGGATTATTTGTAGCTAACGAAGTATTTGAAAAATTCCTTCTTAATTAG